The genomic stretch CACTGAACATGCTGTTGACATATCCCAGCCACGGCATCTGGTACCAGAGCCGGCCCCGGATCTGCTCCGCGCGGATGGGATCGTCATCGCTCCCGTTTGCGTCACCCCGGGTGGTCAGTCGCAACTCGCCGTCCAGTGTTGACCCCACACCCACCACCCTGTGCGTGACAACCGCGGGCTCACCCGACTTCAACTGGAACGTGATGACGTCGCCAGTTCTAACCTCGGCCGGGTCCACGGGGCGCACCACTGCAAGGCTCCCCGGAGGGAGGCCAGGTTCCATGGAACTGGTCAGCACTGTATATGCGGTGGCACCGGCAGCCTTGGGAACAACAATCATGACGGCCGCCACGGCCAGCACCGCTATCAAAACGAACCAGGAGAGGACCTGGCCAATCAAGTTCCACACGCGGGAATGACGGCGCTTGCGCCGTTTTCCCTGGCCTCTGTTCAGCTGGCGCCGGGTCACCGGCTCGGTGGCAGGCGTCGTCATTGCTCCGCCCCGGCAAAGTTCAGCACCAGCTGGATTTGGCCCCCGGAAGCACTGACGCTCATGTTCGCGTTGACCATGACCCGGACACAGAACATTTCGGCTTCACCGGCAGTCCCTGCAGCGCTCAATGTGCGGGGGCCGTTGATGAACGTGGCACCGCTGTCAATGCCGCCTTGGTACTCCAGGTTGCCGCCAATGGTCTCTTGGGCCAGGCACGCGGTGGGATCGGCAATCTTCGTCAGCCGCACCGAAATCGAGTGGGCGAATTCCGAGTCGGGCCCTTGTCCGGCGCCGATCGCGGGGCCAAGCCCCGCCAGGTCGTATGTCACGGGCTTGGCGTTGGCGTTGCTGAGGGTCAGCGGGGCCTGGACAAACTGTCCGGGCACCATGTTGCTGGTGTCCAGGCTCGCGAACTCAAAGTTAGGCACGGGCTTGTCCCCGCCACTACTGGCAAGCAGGCCCCATACGCCAGTGGTGACGACGCCGGCGTTGATGGTCCCCTCGGCGCGCCAAAGTGCGGCCGTGCCTTGGGCGCTGGCGAACAGCACCACGAGCACGGCCGCCACGAGGGCAGTCGCGAGGACTTTGCGCATCGGCGGCCTACGGTACAGTCGGCCGGACCTGGTTGAGGGTCAGCGTGAGCGCCGTCAAGTCAATGGGCTGGTCCATGGTGTCAACGGGAGTGCTCCCCTCGGTGCCTTCCAGGAAATCTACGGTGATCGCAACCGAAAGGTTGTAGCTGCCGGGCGCGGCAAAGGAGACCTTGCTGCCCGCAATCGTCAGCCCCGAGTCCGTGGACGACGGTACAACATCCACGGTGACTTGGCCGGCCA from Arthrobacter stackebrandtii encodes the following:
- a CDS encoding signal peptidase I gives rise to the protein MWNLIGQVLSWFVLIAVLAVAAVMIVVPKAAGATAYTVLTSSMEPGLPPGSLAVVRPVDPAEVRTGDVITFQLKSGEPAVVTHRVVGVGSTLDGELRLTTRGDANGSDDDPIRAEQIRGRLWYQMPWLGYVNSMFSGRERQAVTIIAVTGLLAYSAFMFVGAYRDARAAKRRWT